The genomic DNA AATTCTTTTCATTTTGTCCCCTCTTTAAATAAAAAATGCAAATTTACTAATTTGCATTTTTTATCCATCATAAAATTGAAAGCCTTTTTATTTATTCTCTTGCAAACTTTTCCATCACGTCATCACTTACTCCCATATTTGAAAAACCTCCATCATGAAATAAATTTTGCATAGTCACTTTTTTCGTCAAATCAGAAAATAAAGAAATCGTATAATCAGCACATTCTAATGCTGTTGCATTCCCTAAAGGAGACATCTTTTCTGCATATGATATAAAATTATCAAAACCTTTTACCCCTTGACCTGCCGTTGTTGGCGTTGGTGATTGAGAAATGGTATTTACACGTACTTTTTGATCTCTTCCAAAGAAATACCCAAAACTACGAGCTATCGACTCCAAATATGCTTTATTGTCAGCCATGTCATTATAATCAGGAAAAACTCTTTGCGCTGCCATATAAGTTAACGCAACAATACTTCCCCACTCACTCATCGCTTCTTTGTTATA from Tenacibaculum maritimum NCIMB 2154 includes the following:
- a CDS encoding enoyl-ACP reductase FabI, whose protein sequence is MYNLLKGKKGIIFGALDENSIAWKVAERAHEEGATFVLTNAPIAMRMGAIKDLAIKTNSEIIPADATSMEDLTKLVEQSMEILGGKIDFVLHSIGMSVNVRKGRHYTDPKYDFTTKGWDVSAISFHKVMNVLYNKEAMSEWGSIVALTYMAAQRVFPDYNDMADNKAYLESIARSFGYFFGRDQKVRVNTISQSPTPTTAGQGVKGFDNFISYAEKMSPLGNATALECADYTISLFSDLTKKVTMQNLFHDGGFSNMGVSDDVMEKFARE